The genomic window ACCCGGACGAGCATTTTCTGGACGAGATCTGGTTCATCGAGCGCAAGGTCGGGGAGGACAAGCAGACCGTCGAGTTCGAGCTGACCACCGCAATCGACCTCAACGGCGAGCAGTTGCCAGGCCGGCAGGTGATCGCCGGCGTCTGCGGTTGGCTCATTCGTGGCGGCTACCGCGGTCCCTACTGCGGCTACAACGGGCCGGCGGTGGCCGATGCCGACGACGTACCCACCACAGACCCGGCGCGGGACCAGTGCGGGGGCAGGGTGGGCAGCTGCAAGCTCCGCTTCGGCGCGGACAAGCCGCTGCCCTACGGCGGCTTCCCGGCCGCCGGCCTGCTGCGCACCTGACGCAACCCGCGCCCCGCATCCTACAGCCCGCCATGCGCGGGCTTTTCTATGAGCGAACCATGGAACTGAGCACCCTCCAGGCCATCCAGGCGCATGCCGTGGCCGAGTACCCGCGCGAGTGCTGCGGCCTGATCGTGGCCGCTGCCGAAGGCGAGACCTACCGCCCGTGCCGGAACGTGGCCACCACGCCCAGCGAGCACTTCCGGCTGCCTGCCGAGGACTTTGCCGACGCGGAGGACCAGGGCCAGGTGCTGGCCGTCGTGCACAGCCATCCGAATGCCCCTGCAACCGCGTCGGACGCCGACCGCCTCATGTGTGAGGCCAGCGGCCTGCCGTGGCACATCGTGAGCGTGGGCCAGGTCACCGGTGCCGACCCGGAATGCGGCGACCTGCAGACCATACAGCCGACCGGCTACGTCGCCCCGCTTGTGGGCCGGCAGTTCGCCCACGGCATTCTCGACTGCTACACCCTGGTGCGGGACTTCTACAGCCGCGAGCTGGGAATCGCCCTCAGCCAGTACGAGCGCGAGGACGACTGGTGGGAGAAGGGACAGGATCTCTACAGCCTGGACAGGTTGCGCGCCGAGGGCTTCGAGCCGATCGACGGCGATCCGCAGCGCGGTGACATGGTGCTGATGCAGATCCGTTCGCCGGTGCCGAACCACGCCGGCATCTACCTAGGTGACGGCCAGATGCTGCACCACATGCACGGCCGGCTGTCGGAGGTGATCACCTACGGCGGCATGTGGGCCGAGCGCACCTGCTACATCGTCCGCCATAGGGAGGCTCGCCATGACTGAGCGTCTGCGCACTATCCGCCTGTATGGCCAACTGGGCAGCCGCTTCGGCCGCTCGTTCCGTTTGGCTGTGAACAGCCCTGCCGAAGCCGTCCACGCGCTGTGCGCGATCCTCCCGGGCTTCCAGCAGTACCTCACGCGAGCGAAGGAGAATGGCATGGCCTTCGCGGTCTTCGTGGGCAAGCAGAACCTGACGAAGGATCAGCTGCAGGATCCGCC from Stenotrophomonas sp. 704A1 includes these protein-coding regions:
- a CDS encoding phage minor tail protein L translates to MITADAQQLEPGGRITLFELDASSFGADQLFFHAHLQSGVIWWQGQEYGPWPIEATGFARTGDQPPNPRLKVSNIDGRITAMCLLFGDLVGARLIRRQTLAKYLDAVNFPGGNPTADPDEHFLDEIWFIERKVGEDKQTVEFELTTAIDLNGEQLPGRQVIAGVCGWLIRGGYRGPYCGYNGPAVADADDVPTTDPARDQCGGRVGSCKLRFGADKPLPYGGFPAAGLLRT
- a CDS encoding C40 family peptidase; protein product: MELSTLQAIQAHAVAEYPRECCGLIVAAAEGETYRPCRNVATTPSEHFRLPAEDFADAEDQGQVLAVVHSHPNAPATASDADRLMCEASGLPWHIVSVGQVTGADPECGDLQTIQPTGYVAPLVGRQFAHGILDCYTLVRDFYSRELGIALSQYEREDDWWEKGQDLYSLDRLRAEGFEPIDGDPQRGDMVLMQIRSPVPNHAGIYLGDGQMLHHMHGRLSEVITYGGMWAERTCYIVRHREARHD